The Paenibacillus sp. 481 DNA window CGGCGGAAAATGGAAAAGCATCATCCTATATCATTTGACAACCGGGAAAAAGCGTACCAATGAGCTGAGAAGGTTAATTCCCGACATTACTCAAAAAATGCTGACGCAGCAACTTCGCGAGCTCGAAAAGGATGGCATTATCAACCGGATCATCTACCATGAAATCCCACCCAAAGTGGAGTATGAGCTTAGCGAATACGGTTTGAGCTTGAGAACGGTGCTGGACAGCTTGTGCTTATGGGGAGAAAGGCACTTGGAAAAAGTGTACGGAGACAGGTCGGCCGTTCTGGAGGTGTACTGTCCGGACGATACCTATGAGCGCTTGTAATAAGCGCTCCTTGTGGTGATCGTAAGCCAAGATCGCATATATCGTGGTTGCATCTCTGGACGGATGGTAGATTGTGCACGGGCTATCATTATGAGTGTCTTTGTTGACTGGTTGGCCACAAGTCTGATCACTATGGCTTGTGGCCTCTTGGATATTGTCCTCTTCCTTTTCAAATCACGCGTAGCCTAGATCGGCCTCCATGGCCAGCTCTTGATCCTCTACCCGGTTGGTTGCGGTAACCGCTATCTCTATCTGCCATACGAATCCACATCTTTCTTCTCAACTTCCATCTCGGTACAGCCATTTCCGTACAATGACGCAGTACTCCCCTATCGTAGCAGCAATTTCGGATGAAGGGAGTACCGTAAACCCCAATCGAGTTTCCCCTGATTTGCTCCCGACTTGCTACATTTCATTTGGAAGAAACGTTACATATTCGCTTTATTCATTCAGCTCCCCATTTCGCTTTACATGGTCCCCTCTGAGGAAAGTTCCTAACATGCATGGAAACAAGACATTAGATACCGATTGGAATGATTTATTTTTCCAACAAGGTATTACATCAAAGATATTACCTTGACAGTCATAGTAGTATGTCGTATTATACAAATGCGGAGGTGATTATATGAGCGAGAACAAAATTACATCCGACCTGCTGCGCGGACATACGGATACGATGATATTGCGACTCTTATCCGAAGCTGACCGCTATGGTTACGAGATAGTCAAGTTGATTGCCGAGCGCTCGGGCGGAAAGTATGAATTAAAGGAAGCCACGATGTACTCCAGCGTCCGTCGGCTTGAGGTGGACGGTGATATCGAGTGGTATTGGGGCGACGAATCTCAGGGTGGACGGCGTAAATATTTTAGGATTACCGAAAAGGGCAAGACGACTTACGCCCGCAACAAAAGCAATTGGGAGTACGCCAAGCGCGTGCTTGAAAACTTATTATAGGGAGAGATGAGATTATGAATGAGAAATTGACCAACTATTTGAACGGCGTGTTCGCACCATACGATGGGGTAAAAAGCGTTACCGAACTAAAGACTGACCTGCTCTCCGATTTGCAGGAGCGGTTCCGTGATCTCAAATCCGAGGGCAAGGACGATGAAACCGCTTTTGAGATGACCATTGATAGCATCGGCGACATTGAGCAAACGGTACTAGAGGTCGCTAACCTCTCCCGTTCGCTGGAGCGGCATGTGGTGACAAACTTTAGCGGAAGTAATCTGGCTAAGAGCGACTTTGCTGGTGTGGTTGCGCATAAAGGGAAATTTTCAGGGAGCGCACTG harbors:
- a CDS encoding winged helix-turn-helix transcriptional regulator, yielding MKKYPSGMEAALEVVGGKWKSIILYHLTTGKKRTNELRRLIPDITQKMLTQQLRELEKDGIINRIIYHEIPPKVEYELSEYGLSLRTVLDSLCLWGERHLEKVYGDRSAVLEVYCPDDTYERL
- a CDS encoding PadR family transcriptional regulator translates to MSENKITSDLLRGHTDTMILRLLSEADRYGYEIVKLIAERSGGKYELKEATMYSSVRRLEVDGDIEWYWGDESQGGRRKYFRITEKGKTTYARNKSNWEYAKRVLENLL